One genomic region from Candidatus Hydrogenedens sp. encodes:
- a CDS encoding glycosyltransferase family 1 protein, whose amino-acid sequence MIIGFDGRLANDVHKVGSGQFCYELLKSMSLLLKNESLRIYLDKEPQSFFPVQKNETIEFRVLRKRKFWTQTALANELRKNPPDIFFSPSLQTPFYGNCPKSCTIFDIAYYDFPQEFTWTARAKAKLQLNMAIYTNQLFFTISDSSKQTILDRFPKIENRLFRVYLGVSKEISKVSEQEQMSVREKYSIHKPFILYLGRIQPRKNIIRLIEAYEKLVDNYPQIPHQLVIVGSLGWLYEPILKKMKESKYADRIHYLGYLENENEKVALISSADVLVLISLWEGFGLPVIEAMNCETPVLASNCSSIPEIVGDCGILVNPYDIEEITAQLYIILTNNKLREELVKKSKERAKHFSWENTAQEILDILVNYAKMTK is encoded by the coding sequence ATGATAATTGGTTTTGATGGAAGATTAGCAAATGATGTTCATAAAGTAGGAAGTGGTCAATTTTGTTATGAACTACTTAAATCTATGAGCCTTTTATTAAAAAATGAATCTCTTAGAATCTATCTTGATAAAGAACCTCAATCTTTTTTCCCAGTTCAAAAAAATGAAACCATTGAGTTCAGAGTATTAAGAAAAAGAAAGTTCTGGACACAAACCGCACTTGCAAACGAATTAAGGAAGAATCCACCAGACATTTTCTTCTCACCTTCATTACAAACGCCATTTTACGGTAATTGTCCTAAATCATGTACTATTTTTGATATTGCTTACTACGACTTCCCTCAAGAATTTACATGGACTGCTCGAGCGAAAGCAAAATTACAATTAAACATGGCGATATATACTAATCAATTATTCTTTACAATAAGTGATTCTTCAAAACAAACTATTCTTGACAGATTCCCAAAAATTGAAAACCGTCTATTTAGGGTGTATTTGGGTGTAAGTAAAGAAATATCTAAAGTTTCGGAACAAGAACAAATGTCTGTTCGGGAAAAATATTCTATTCATAAGCCTTTTATTCTTTATCTGGGGAGAATTCAGCCTCGCAAAAATATCATAAGACTTATTGAAGCATACGAAAAACTTGTGGATAACTATCCACAAATACCACATCAACTTGTTATTGTTGGTAGTCTTGGCTGGTTGTATGAACCGATATTGAAAAAAATGAAAGAAAGTAAATATGCAGATAGAATACATTATTTAGGCTATCTTGAAAATGAAAATGAGAAAGTAGCATTAATTAGCTCGGCTGATGTCCTTGTGCTTATCTCGTTATGGGAAGGATTTGGTTTGCCTGTTATTGAAGCGATGAATTGTGAAACACCCGTACTCGCTTCTAATTGCTCTTCTATACCAGAAATTGTTGGCGATTGTGGTATACTGGTTAATCCTTATGATATAGAGGAAATAACTGCTCAACTTTATATAATACTAACAAATAATAAGTTGCGGGAAGAACTTGTAAAGAAATCAAAGGAAAGAGCAAAACATTTTAGTTGGGAAAACACCGCCCAAGAAATTCTTGACATATTGGTAAATTATGCAAAAATGACAAAATAA